The following are from one region of the Populus trichocarpa isolate Nisqually-1 chromosome 8, P.trichocarpa_v4.1, whole genome shotgun sequence genome:
- the LOC7498174 gene encoding E3 ubiquitin-protein ligase MPSR1 has translation MASETELPAELSSMFERLLRHRDLSLFLPFIFGFTSTNSTEERDPDQEPQTTDPNERIILINPLTQGMVVIEGAASLESLLRDIGNKNGQPPASKASIEAMPSVEIGEDNKDGECAICLEEWEPGAVVKEMPCKHRFHGNCVEKWLKIHGNCPVCRYKMPVDEEELGKKRDGGDGGREWRRAEREIWVSFAFNGNRRNRDSNENPSSDSTDFSTSSPSADHETES, from the coding sequence ATGGCCTCTGAGACTGAATTACCTGCTGAATTATCTTCTATGTTTGAGAGGCTTTTAAGGCATAGAGACCTCTCtttgtttttaccttttatttttgggttcaCCTCCACTAACTCCACAGAGGAACGTGACCCAGATCAAGAACCACAAACAACAGACCCAAACGAAAGAATCATCCTTATAAACCCTCTCACTCAAGGCATGGTGGTGATTGAAGGAGCTGCAAGTCTTGAATCTTTACTTAGAGACATAGGTAACAAGAATGGTCAACCACCAGCCTCAAAAGCATCCATAGAGGCCATGCCAAGTGTGGAGATCGGGGAAGATAATAAAGATGGCGAGTGTGCTATCTGTTTAGAGGAGTGGGAGCCTGGTGCGGTAGTAAAGGAGATGCCTTGTAAGCATAGGTTCCATGGTAATTGTGTAGAAAAGTGGTTAAAGATTCATGGGAATTGCCCTGTTTGCAGGTATAAGATGCCTGTCGATGAGGAGGAGTTGGGGAAGAAGAGAGATGGGGGAGATGGAGGGAGAGAATGGAGGAGAGCTGAAAGAGAGATTTGGGTTAGTTTTGCATTTAATGGTAATAGGAGAAATAGGGATTCAAATGAAAATCCTTCAAGTGATTCTACTGATTTCTCTACTTCAAGTCCAAGTGCTGATCATGAAACGGAGAGTTAA